The genomic region TTCGAAGTCAGTGTATTTGTCCAGATTTTGTCCGGCAAAGTTGGCACCTATAGTAGCAAAGGCACTAAGCGCAGGCAGGTAACCGGAAAATACATTCTTCTTGTTGAGCTCCTGCAAATGAATGGCTTGTTCTATCAGTCTGTATTCCGGACGTTTTTCTACCGATGCTGCGGCTTGCAGTGTTTCTTCGGTTACTGTGCTCAGCTGAAAGTCAGCAAGTGTTTGCGACAGTTTCAACTCTTGTTCTACAGGCATGCCCATCTGAAACTTCAAAAATACATAGCCTAAATTCACTAAGCGGCTAACCTTTTCATATTCGGCACGCAGGTTGTTGCGTGCCACCTCTACCCGGAAAGCGTCGATTTTTTCGACAAAACCAGCTTCATTGAGCGCTTTAGTTTGAATAAGCAGCGAATCGAGGCGTTGCAAGTTGGATTGCAACAGCCCCAAACGCTCTTCGTTGATAAGCACATTCAAATATGCCTTGGATACCTGTTGTGCTACCTCCACTTTGCTTACTTCCAACTGGCGCACAGAAAAGTCTTTATAGGCACGAGATGCCTCCAACCCTACAAAATAAGAGCCGTTGAATATCAACTGAACAGCTGTAATCGAAGCATTGCTGTTGTACTTGGGCTGAAAAGCAACGGGTACAAAAGTGCCGGGTTCGCCACCAAAAAATACGGCAGGCACAAAAGAAGGCTGTACGTTCAAGTTATCCACAAACTGCACTTGTCCGTTGATTTGGGGCAAGCCAATCCCTACCGTTTCACGCACACGTGCCTTGGCTTGCTCTACATCGTATTGGGCTTTGCGCATGGTGGTGTTTTGCTCCCACGCATATTCAATGCATTCCTGCAGACTCATCATCACAGGCTGCTGCTCGGGCTGTTCTTCCTGTGCCCGGCTCATCCAAGGGGTGCAGCAAAGCAGCACCCAAGTGAGGTATTTTCTCATTTGTTTAACCATAATTTTCCTTCTTCTTCGTATTTTTTGACAAGTTGTAGTCCTTTCTCAGAAAGTACGCCGTAAATAAAGTGCTTGAGCAACTCTTCCTGCACCTCCACAAAGTGGAATTTTTCGGGGGGAAATACATGCGGATTGAAAACTGTAAAGACCTGCTCCACGCGCATGGCAGCGAGTATATCAATGCGTAAGTCAGCTCGGTAAATGCCTTCTGCTACCCCCCGGTTCAAGTTTTCTTCTACCTGCTTGCGAATCACTTCATTTTTGTACTCATGGAAGAATTGCCAAGCCTCGGGGAAGTAGCGCCCCAGCTCGTAAAGGAAAGTGGGCTTCAAGGCAGTAATCACCGTGCGAAAATGCTGAAAAATCAATATAAGCTCCTCTATAGCATTTTGAGCCTTTTCGCGTGCATCTTTCACTATACAGTGGTTTTCCTTCATCTTATAGCTGATGGCTTGCTTGACCAGTTCGCGCTTATCCTCGAACAACTGATACAAGGTACGCTTTGACATAGCCAAAGCCCGCGCCAAGTCATCCATGGTCACACTGCGTAAACCATACATGCGAAACAACTCATCAGCTTTTTGTATCACTCTTTCCTTTGCTTCTTCCATGCACAAATAACAAGCTTTCGGTTTCAATTGTTATGCGCAAAACTAAAAAAACTTTTTAGGTTTCAAAAGTTTTTTTAGTTTCAATAGTACCACCTCCGGCATAAGATTTTTTTCAAGAATGTAGTTTTCATTCATAAAGTGCAGCTATATGTACAAGCCACTGAAAACCAAATGCATAAAGCACATTGGGAAGTAACAACAACTTTCCAAATGATATATTGCAGACTCCCTTAGCTCCCAAACCATTGTCAAGGCACAAAACAGACTCTACAAAGAAGTAAGAAGATTCTGTGTGTGTAATTTTTTTGGTAAACTCGTATATTCTCTACTCAAATGGCTGCCGGTGCCCTACCTTCTCACCATGCTTCAGCGAAAGATAGGCTACGGCGGGTGTGCAGTAGAACATTGCTGAATACCTTACGAAAAAGTGCCTCTGTATGTAAAAACAAGCTGCCGCTGCATCAGAAGAGCGATGTTTTCCAGCATACTGAAGCATAGACTGGCAAGCCATGCGCCAAGCCTATCAGACCAATCAATGGCGAAAACAAAGAGGCTACTTCTGTTAGCGGCAACAGCATCAGCCAACAAGTAACCAAATGTATTTTTGTGAAAATGGAACGAATATCTGCACAAGGCACCAGAGGCGTATTTCACTTATGCCATTGAAGCGATATGGGGTAGGCAGTGAAAATACTATGAAGTGTATTTGAAAGTTGCACAGATAGGTTCACAGTATTGTGGTGTAGAAGCAGCTGCGCAACACTATTTCCATGAGGCTTGGCTTTACCGGAACCAACATTACCTCGTATGCGAAGTGTATCTGCTGGACAACTATGCCTATGTTCTCCACTTAGGGCATCTTTGAGCCAAATACCTGCTGCCAATAATGCCAACAAACAATGCCTATAGTAACCGATACGTTCAGAGAGTGTTTGGTGCCAAACTGTGGAATC from Thermonema lapsum harbors:
- a CDS encoding TetR/AcrR family transcriptional regulator, whose product is MEEAKERVIQKADELFRMYGLRSVTMDDLARALAMSKRTLYQLFEDKRELVKQAISYKMKENHCIVKDAREKAQNAIEELILIFQHFRTVITALKPTFLYELGRYFPEAWQFFHEYKNEVIRKQVEENLNRGVAEGIYRADLRIDILAAMRVEQVFTVFNPHVFPPEKFHFVEVQEELLKHFIYGVLSEKGLQLVKKYEEEGKLWLNK
- a CDS encoding TolC family protein, which gives rise to MRKYLTWVLLCCTPWMSRAQEEQPEQQPVMMSLQECIEYAWEQNTTMRKAQYDVEQAKARVRETVGIGLPQINGQVQFVDNLNVQPSFVPAVFFGGEPGTFVPVAFQPKYNSNASITAVQLIFNGSYFVGLEASRAYKDFSVRQLEVSKVEVAQQVSKAYLNVLINEERLGLLQSNLQRLDSLLIQTKALNEAGFVEKIDAFRVEVARNNLRAEYEKVSRLVNLGYVFLKFQMGMPVEQELKLSQTLADFQLSTVTEETLQAAASVEKRPEYRLIEQAIHLQELNKKNVFSGYLPALSAFATIGANFAGQNLDKYTDFENRWFDYSLIGLRLDVPIFDGLQRKYKIQQNKMEIAKLEEDKRQLTQAIKMEVMQAQVNFRNAMSSLEAQKRNLELAKEVARIAAVKYQEGVGTNLEVIDAETAFKEAETNYYNALYEAWSAKIDLDKALGALVQE